The genomic window TTAGCCCGGATTATTCACCGGCCCACACCAACCCGAAGCGCAAGCGAGGATCAGCAAAGGACTTAGCTCGCTTGCGCTTCGGGTTGGTGTTCGCGCAGTCTGCGCGCCAAGTTCGGGGGCCGGTGAATCATCCGGGTTAGGCAGTGATCGAAGCTTTCTGGAGCGACCGAGCGATGCAGCGCGAAATCACCATCATCAATCGCGGACGCGGACCGCAGCTTTCCACCAGCCGCATCACCGTTCAAGACATCGTTCCCTATTTCCAGTTGAATTACAGCTACGACCAGATTCGCGAAATCATGCCGTCGTTGTCGGTGCCTGAGCTTGAGGCGGTCGAGCGGTATTTCAATGAGCATCGTGAAGAGGTGCTCGAGGTCGACCGCCGGATTCGTGCGCGAAACGCGACTTGCAGAAATCCGCCGGAAGTCGAGGAAATACTGCGTCGCGGGCGCGAACAGATTCATGCACGCTTGGCCGCAATTCAAGAGCAAAAGGCGAAGGGCCAGCATGTTGAAGGGCCTACTGGCTGACGCCAAACATCGTGGGCCACGTCGACCTTGTCATGGCCGTCGTACGCGCGGCGGGCTGGATCGATCTATGGGACGAGCTTGCGATCAGCTATGCACGTTTCCAAGATGTTGGCCTCGATGCCGACGCCACCGACGCCGCAATTTGGCAGCTTTGTCAGCGCGAGCAATATGTTTTGGTCACCAGCAACCGAAATGAAGACGATCCTGATTCGTTAGAGTCTACGATCCGGTCACAGAACACGGCCGAATCCCTGCCGGTGTTGACGATTGCCGACTCCGAGCGGCTTCGATACAGCCGCGAGTACGTTCAGCAGGTCGCTGAAAGTCTACTCGCCGCTTGATTGACATTGACTTTCTTCGCGGCGCCGGCAGGCTTTACCTGCCATAGACGACAATGGACCGGGTATCGCGGATTGGCCGGCGGGTTGTGGAATTCGAGCAGGGCGGCGACACGCGGGCAGGGTAGGCGAAAGAGCTGCTGTCCGATAAGTCCCGTTTTTAGTCCCGTGTCAACGCGCCGCCATTTCGTCGCTGGCGGGCGGGAGACGATAGCAGGCGATCTCCTGGTCGTTGCGCAGGTACAGGCAGCCATGCGCGATGGCCGGATGGTTCCAGGTTTTACCCTCGATCGCCTGCATGCGCGCCAGCTCGCGGTGCTTCTCGGGCGTGGCCTCCAGCAGCACGGCCTCGCCCGATTCGGCGGTCACCAGCAACAGCGCCTGATCGGTCAGCAACAAGACCTGGCCGTGGCCATACCTGCCGCCTTTCCAACGGCGCTTGCCGGTCTGGGTATCGAAGCAGCAAAAGATGCCTAGGTCAAAGCCATAGGCGCAGCCGTCGTAGACCACAACGTCGTTGAAGGAGGGCCGCAACTGATTCGATGTCCAACGTTTGCGGACCTGCCATTGGCCGTCCTCTTTTCGCG from Pirellulales bacterium includes these protein-coding regions:
- a CDS encoding DUF5615 family PIN-like protein, translated to MGHVDLVMAVVRAAGWIDLWDELAISYARFQDVGLDADATDAAIWQLCQREQYVLVTSNRNEDDPDSLESTIRSQNTAESLPVLTIADSERLRYSREYVQQVAESLLAA